In one Phyllostomus discolor isolate MPI-MPIP mPhyDis1 chromosome 8, mPhyDis1.pri.v3, whole genome shotgun sequence genomic region, the following are encoded:
- the FABP2 gene encoding fatty acid-binding protein, intestinal — protein sequence MAFDGTWKIDQNENYEKFMEKMGLNVVKRKLAAHDNLKLIITQEGNKFTVKESSNFRTTEIVFELGVAFNYSLADGTELSGTWTLEEGKLVGKFKRVDNGKELNAVREVVGDQMVQTYVYEGVEAKRIFKKE from the exons ATGGCGTTCGACGGGACCTGGAAGATCGACCAGAATGAGAACTACGAGAAGTTCATGGAGAAAATGG GCCTCAACGTGGTGAAGAGGAAGCTGGCGGCCCACGACAACCTGAAGCTGATCATCACACAAGAAGGGAACAAGTTCACAGTCAAAGAATCCAGCAACTTTCGGACCACCGAAATCGTGTTTGAGCTTGGCGTTGCTTTTAACTACAGCCTGGCAGACGGCACTGAACTCAGT GGGACCTGGACCCTAGAGGAAGGTAAACTCGTTGGAAAATTCAAGCGGGTGGACAACGGAAAGGAGCTGAACGCGGTCCGGGAGGTGGTCGGCGACCAGATGGTCCAG ACTTACGTGTACGAGGGCGTGGAGGCCAAGAGGATCTTCAAGAAGGAGTGA